The Paraburkholderia sp. SOS3 genome includes a region encoding these proteins:
- a CDS encoding DUF72 domain-containing protein yields the protein MEEPARPRDHERDDNVSAAQLDMFGAAADHAPARAEAARQPASAEPRKPRAKGVLAAEPDAETIAIAAGLPPHVHLGTSTWSFPGWRGIVYGDDYSNSKLSRDGLSAYGAHPLLRTVSIDRSFYTPLTLAEYLRYAQQVPEHFRFIVKAPALVTDATVRAERGESVSPNPCFLNAQLATDEFVRPCIDGLGAKAGALVFQFSPLPDAMLAQPAELIERLAAFFAALPVLPEGSCYAVEIRDACVLTPRFIRMLKAAGVRYCVGLHARMPDTLRQAAALALLDEVPAGPLIVRWSLHSGFRYEQAKAKYDPFDKLVDEDPATRTALAELAARYAIAGQPVLIAVNNKAEGSAPLSCIELGREIAAACVRLREENTAENTAESTAESAAPATAGA from the coding sequence ATGGAAGAACCGGCGCGCCCCCGCGACCACGAACGCGACGACAACGTATCTGCCGCCCAGCTCGATATGTTCGGCGCAGCGGCAGACCATGCGCCCGCTCGTGCGGAAGCGGCTCGGCAACCCGCTTCGGCAGAACCGAGGAAGCCCCGCGCCAAAGGCGTACTCGCCGCCGAACCCGACGCCGAAACAATCGCCATCGCCGCCGGACTGCCGCCTCATGTGCATCTCGGCACATCGACATGGTCGTTTCCGGGCTGGCGCGGCATCGTCTATGGCGACGACTACAGCAACAGCAAGCTGTCGCGCGACGGCCTGAGCGCGTACGGCGCGCATCCGCTGCTACGCACGGTCAGCATCGACCGTTCGTTCTACACGCCGCTCACGCTCGCCGAATATCTGCGCTATGCGCAACAGGTGCCCGAGCACTTCCGCTTTATCGTGAAAGCGCCCGCGCTCGTCACCGACGCGACCGTGCGCGCCGAACGCGGCGAGTCCGTATCGCCGAACCCATGTTTTCTGAACGCGCAGCTTGCAACCGATGAATTCGTGCGGCCGTGCATCGACGGTCTCGGCGCGAAAGCCGGCGCGCTCGTGTTCCAGTTCTCGCCGCTACCGGATGCGATGCTCGCGCAGCCGGCGGAACTGATCGAGCGGCTTGCCGCGTTTTTTGCCGCGCTGCCGGTGCTGCCCGAAGGCAGTTGCTATGCAGTCGAAATCCGCGACGCATGCGTGCTGACGCCGCGCTTTATCCGCATGCTGAAAGCGGCGGGCGTCCGCTATTGCGTCGGCTTGCACGCGCGAATGCCGGACACGCTGCGGCAGGCGGCCGCGCTCGCGCTGCTCGATGAAGTGCCGGCCGGCCCGCTGATCGTACGCTGGAGCCTGCACAGCGGCTTCAGGTACGAACAGGCGAAGGCGAAATACGATCCGTTCGACAAACTCGTCGACGAAGACCCGGCCACGCGCACGGCGCTCGCCGAACTCGCGGCGCGCTACGCGATCGCGGGCCAGCCGGTGCTGATTGCGGTGAACAACAAGGCGGAGGGTTCGGCGCCGCTAAGCTGCATCGAGCTCGGGCGCGAGATTGCAGCCGCATGTGTGCGGCTGCGTGAAGAAAACACAGCGGAAAACACAGCGGAAAGCACGGCGGAAAGCGCTGCGCCGGCCACCGCCGGCGCGTGA
- a CDS encoding SAM-dependent methyltransferase, giving the protein MFWEKKLAQWVDEVRTTSNLPARLVLWDGQKHDFGQFTEPQVTLKVNSASAMPLLLDPSLDNLGEAYVKGKIDIEGKLSDVIDIGYSLARSTVTNTSKLARVTRYFNHTKSSDKKAIQYHYDVSNEFYKLWLDENMVYSCAYFENGDEDLGTAQLKKIDHILRKIQVQPGQRLLDIGCGWGALVLRAAQKFGAQCVGVTLSQNQFDLATERVKAAGLSDKIEIRLQDYRDVEGQFDRITSVGMFEHVGRKNLPAYFKKIHDLLVEDGVAMNHGITSSDADSGETSLGGGEFIDRYVFPDGELPHIGLVLESMQRGGIEAIDIESLRRHYARTLDIWTENFEAKAAEAKKLVDDEKFRIWRVYLAGCSYAFEHDDVSLYQVICRRAGRSAKTLPWSRRYIYDTPL; this is encoded by the coding sequence ATGTTCTGGGAAAAGAAGCTCGCGCAGTGGGTCGACGAAGTGCGGACAACATCCAACCTGCCCGCCCGTCTCGTGCTATGGGACGGTCAGAAACACGACTTCGGCCAGTTCACCGAGCCGCAGGTGACGTTGAAAGTGAATAGCGCGTCGGCCATGCCGCTGCTGCTCGACCCAAGCCTCGACAATCTCGGCGAGGCCTATGTGAAAGGCAAGATCGACATCGAGGGCAAGCTTTCGGACGTCATCGACATCGGCTATTCGCTTGCGCGCAGCACGGTCACGAATACGAGCAAGCTCGCGCGCGTGACGCGCTACTTCAATCACACGAAGTCGTCGGACAAGAAGGCGATCCAGTACCACTACGACGTATCGAACGAGTTCTACAAGCTGTGGCTCGACGAGAACATGGTGTACTCGTGCGCGTACTTCGAGAACGGCGACGAAGATCTGGGCACCGCGCAGTTGAAGAAGATCGACCATATCCTGCGCAAGATCCAGGTGCAGCCGGGCCAGCGGCTGCTCGATATCGGCTGTGGCTGGGGCGCGCTCGTGCTGCGCGCGGCGCAGAAGTTCGGCGCGCAGTGCGTGGGCGTCACGTTGTCGCAGAACCAGTTCGATCTCGCGACCGAGCGCGTGAAGGCCGCGGGCCTCTCGGACAAGATCGAAATTCGCCTGCAGGACTATCGCGATGTCGAAGGACAATTCGACCGCATCACGAGCGTCGGCATGTTCGAGCACGTCGGGCGCAAAAATCTGCCTGCCTACTTCAAAAAGATCCACGATCTGCTCGTCGAAGACGGTGTCGCGATGAATCACGGCATCACCTCGAGCGATGCGGACAGTGGCGAGACGTCGCTGGGCGGCGGCGAGTTTATCGACCGCTACGTGTTCCCGGACGGCGAACTGCCGCATATCGGTCTCGTGCTCGAATCGATGCAGCGCGGCGGCATCGAGGCGATCGACATCGAAAGCCTGCGCCGCCACTACGCGCGCACGCTCGATATCTGGACCGAGAACTTCGAGGCGAAAGCGGCCGAGGCGAAGAAACTCGTCGACGACGAGAAATTCCGCATCTGGCGTGTGTATCTCGCGGGCTGCTCGTATGCGTTCGAACACGACGACGTGTCGCTTTACCAGGTGATATGCCGACGTGCTGGGCGCAGTGCGAAGACGCTGCCGTGGTCGCGCCGGTATATTTACGACACGCCGCTTTGA
- the pdxH gene encoding pyridoxamine 5'-phosphate oxidase — MSSLAELRKNYSLGSLDEADLDRDPIRQFEKWFAQAIKAQLPEPNAMTLATVDSRGHPSARIVLIKGVDARGFVFFTNYESRKGREIADNPRASLLFHWIELERQVRIEGSVEMTSAAQSDAYYASRPLESRIGAWASEQSQEIESRAALEAREREIIARYGDHPPRPPHWGGYRVVPEAIEFWQGRPSRLHDRMRYTRDGGSGAWRIARLAP; from the coding sequence ATGAGCTCACTTGCTGAACTTCGAAAAAACTATTCGCTCGGCTCGCTCGACGAAGCCGATCTGGATCGCGACCCGATCCGCCAGTTCGAAAAGTGGTTTGCTCAAGCGATCAAGGCCCAGTTGCCCGAGCCGAATGCGATGACGCTCGCCACCGTCGACTCGCGCGGCCATCCGTCGGCACGTATCGTTCTGATCAAAGGCGTCGATGCGCGCGGGTTCGTGTTCTTCACCAATTACGAGAGCCGCAAGGGGCGCGAGATCGCGGATAACCCGCGCGCGAGCCTGCTGTTCCACTGGATCGAACTCGAGCGCCAGGTGCGCATCGAGGGCAGCGTCGAAATGACAAGCGCCGCGCAGAGCGATGCGTATTACGCGTCGCGGCCGCTCGAATCGCGAATTGGCGCATGGGCATCGGAACAAAGTCAGGAAATTGAAAGCCGCGCTGCGCTCGAGGCCCGCGAACGCGAAATCATCGCGCGCTATGGCGACCATCCGCCGCGCCCGCCGCACTGGGGTGGCTATCGCGTGGTGCCCGAAGCGATCGAATTCTGGCAAGGCCGGCCTTCGCGGCTGCACGACCGGATGCGCTACACGCGCGACGGCGGCAGCGGCGCCTGGCGCATCGCTCGCCTCGCGCCATGA
- a CDS encoding tRNA threonylcarbamoyladenosine dehydratase — translation MSASHVAAPIDVTTSHTGAEADRARRFGGIARLYGAPALAAFERAHVAVIGIGGVGSWAVEALARSAIGTLTLVDLDNVAESNTNRQIHALDGNYGKPKVDAMAERIALIDPQCDVRVVEDFIEPGNFDRVLGGGFDYVIDAIDSVRTKTALIAWCVERGQPLITVGGAGGQLDPTRIRIDDLAQTIQDPLLSKVRAQLRKQHGFPRGPKAKFKVSAVYSDEPLIYPEAAVCDIDEEAEHVATSPGHAGPVGLNCAGFGSSVCVTASFGLAAVSYVLRAIAQRVAV, via the coding sequence ATGTCAGCCTCTCACGTCGCCGCGCCTATCGATGTTACTACCAGCCACACCGGTGCAGAAGCCGACCGCGCGCGGCGCTTCGGCGGCATCGCGCGGCTCTACGGCGCGCCGGCGCTTGCGGCATTCGAGCGCGCGCATGTGGCGGTGATCGGCATCGGCGGCGTCGGGTCGTGGGCTGTCGAGGCGCTCGCGCGCAGCGCGATCGGCACGCTGACACTCGTCGATCTCGACAACGTCGCCGAAAGCAATACGAACCGGCAGATTCACGCGCTCGACGGCAACTACGGCAAGCCGAAGGTCGATGCGATGGCCGAGCGCATCGCGCTGATCGATCCGCAATGCGACGTGCGCGTGGTCGAAGACTTCATCGAACCCGGCAATTTCGACAGGGTGCTGGGCGGCGGCTTCGATTATGTGATCGACGCGATCGACAGCGTGCGGACTAAAACCGCGCTGATCGCATGGTGCGTCGAGCGCGGACAGCCGCTCATCACGGTAGGCGGGGCGGGTGGTCAGCTCGACCCGACGCGCATTCGCATCGACGACCTCGCGCAGACCATTCAGGATCCGCTGCTATCCAAGGTGCGCGCGCAATTGCGCAAGCAGCACGGCTTTCCGCGCGGGCCGAAGGCGAAGTTCAAGGTCAGCGCCGTCTATTCGGACGAGCCGCTGATCTATCCGGAAGCCGCCGTTTGCGATATCGACGAAGAAGCCGAGCATGTCGCGACGTCGCCGGGGCATGCGGGGCCGGTTGGGCTCAACTGTGCGGGGTTCGGCTCGAGCGTTTGCGTGACCGCGAGCTTCGGGCTCGCGGCCGTTTCGTATGTGCTGCGCGCGATTGCGCAGCGGGTTGCGGTTTAG
- the trxA gene encoding thioredoxin, whose amino-acid sequence MDTTLATFEKDVIAGSTLAPVLVDFWAPWCGPCKSLSPMLERLEAEYDGKWKLVKVNVDENQELAAHFQVRSIPHVVAFADGRPVDQFIGVLPEGQLRAFLDRLVPNGAEAARAAAAAAVAEGQRDTAYDFLKEALALDPGFEDARMDLIELLLADSRVDEAKQQIGLLSPKTTQGIDARFNAIKTRLDALDAAADLPPTDALETKVAEHPDDLEARFDLASAFIARHKYEGALEQLLEIVKRDRNFREDIGRKTMLSVFDLAAHNPELVAKWRRKLSASLF is encoded by the coding sequence ATGGACACCACACTGGCCACTTTCGAAAAAGACGTAATCGCCGGTTCGACGCTCGCGCCGGTGCTGGTCGACTTCTGGGCACCGTGGTGCGGGCCTTGCAAGAGTTTGAGCCCAATGCTCGAGCGGCTCGAAGCCGAATACGACGGCAAATGGAAGCTCGTCAAGGTCAACGTCGATGAAAATCAGGAACTCGCCGCGCACTTCCAGGTGCGCAGCATCCCGCACGTCGTGGCATTCGCCGATGGCCGGCCCGTCGATCAGTTTATCGGCGTGCTGCCCGAAGGCCAGTTGCGCGCGTTTCTCGACCGGCTCGTGCCGAATGGCGCGGAAGCGGCGCGCGCCGCCGCCGCCGCGGCTGTCGCGGAAGGTCAACGCGACACGGCTTACGATTTCCTTAAAGAAGCGCTCGCGCTGGATCCGGGTTTTGAAGACGCGCGCATGGACCTGATCGAGCTGCTGCTCGCGGACAGCCGCGTCGACGAAGCGAAACAGCAGATCGGCCTGCTGTCGCCGAAAACGACGCAGGGCATCGATGCGCGCTTCAACGCGATCAAGACGCGCCTCGATGCGCTCGACGCCGCAGCCGACCTGCCGCCAACCGATGCGCTCGAAACAAAAGTAGCCGAGCATCCGGACGATCTCGAAGCGCGTTTCGATCTGGCGAGCGCATTTATCGCGCGCCATAAATATGAAGGGGCGCTGGAGCAGTTGCTTGAGATCGTCAAACGCGATCGCAACTTCCGCGAAGACATCGGCCGCAAGACGATGCTGTCGGTGTTCGATCTCGCGGCACACAACCCGGAGCTGGTGGCGAAATGGCGGCGCAAGCTTAGCGCGTCGCTGTTCTGA
- a CDS encoding pirin family protein: MSSSPSSIKAVLKPHLRDIGNLAVRRVLPAMAARLVGPFIFFDHMGPATLPAGTGLDVRPHPHIGLATVTYLFDGAIMHRDSIGSEQKIVPGDVNWMTAGAGIVHSERTPDEERARGSRVHGIQTWVALPRADEDCAPSFEHHAAHTLPQFERNGVTLRVIAGTAFGHTAPARTFSGTLYVAARFAPGGALALEPEHDERGVYLVEGDLSIDGTPLEPEQMAVLAPGETVTLASRDGATVMLLGGDKLEGERFIEWNFVSSSRDKIERAKEAWTNQQMGQVPGETEWIPLPVRK; encoded by the coding sequence ATGTCCTCATCGCCCTCATCGATCAAAGCGGTTCTGAAGCCCCACTTGCGCGATATCGGCAACCTCGCCGTGCGCCGCGTGCTGCCGGCAATGGCCGCACGGCTCGTCGGTCCGTTCATCTTCTTCGATCATATGGGCCCGGCTACGCTGCCGGCTGGCACCGGCCTCGACGTGCGTCCACATCCGCATATCGGACTCGCCACCGTCACCTATCTGTTCGACGGCGCGATCATGCATCGCGACAGTATCGGCTCGGAACAGAAGATCGTGCCAGGCGACGTCAACTGGATGACGGCCGGCGCCGGCATCGTTCATTCGGAACGCACGCCCGACGAAGAACGTGCACGCGGTTCGCGCGTGCACGGCATCCAGACCTGGGTCGCGCTGCCGCGCGCCGACGAAGACTGCGCGCCGTCATTCGAGCATCATGCGGCGCATACGCTGCCGCAGTTCGAGCGCAACGGCGTGACGCTGCGCGTGATCGCCGGCACCGCGTTCGGCCACACTGCGCCCGCGCGCACGTTCTCGGGCACGCTGTACGTCGCGGCGCGCTTCGCGCCTGGCGGTGCGCTTGCGCTCGAGCCCGAACACGACGAACGCGGCGTGTATCTCGTCGAAGGCGATCTGTCGATCGACGGCACACCGCTCGAACCGGAGCAGATGGCCGTGCTCGCGCCCGGCGAGACCGTGACGCTCGCGAGCCGCGACGGCGCGACCGTCATGCTGCTCGGCGGCGACAAACTCGAAGGCGAGCGCTTCATCGAATGGAATTTCGTCTCGAGCTCGCGCGACAAGATAGAACGCGCGAAAGAGGCGTGGACGAATCAGCAAATGGGCCAGGTGCCCGGCGAAACCGAATGGATTCCGCTGCCGGTGAGAAAGTGA
- a CDS encoding N-acetylmuramoyl-L-alanine amidase — protein MSRKMLIKPFRSIESAATATHNWRRRQILRAGASTLVLGLSVSAPRLAWASSVLGVRVWPARDYTRVTIESDQPLQTSQQLLQGPDRLVVDLNGLDLDQALKDLVSKIAPNDPQIQSVRVGQYQPHVVRMVFDLKGSVKPQVFTLTPVGSYKYRLVFDLYPAVAPDPLMDLLAQTERKEQRLQEQSAPPNATLNGPSSPPASADNSDAFFQKYAQNDTPAPSGPSAAAPGAPLAPRTQAQAQARINPAPHAPAKPAQPPSALARNDDNSADTDAEDTYTFTTPKGKSNTVRLLTVAIDPGHGGEDPGAIGGGGTYEKHVALDIAKKLRAKIDAQPNMRAMMTRDQDFFVPLNVRVQKARRVGADLFVSIHADAFTTPEAHGSSVFALSEHGASSAAARWMANKENSSDQIGGINIKSTDAAVNRALFDMSTTAQIRDSLRYGTFVLKEVGEVNKLHKGSVEQAGFAVLKAPDIPSILVETAFISNPDEERRLNDDAYRDRMANAIMNGIKRYFAANPPLAKSRMT, from the coding sequence ATGTCTCGAAAGATGTTGATCAAACCGTTCCGCTCGATCGAATCCGCCGCCACCGCTACGCACAACTGGCGGCGTCGCCAGATTCTGCGCGCCGGCGCCTCGACCCTCGTACTGGGCCTCTCGGTATCGGCGCCGCGCCTCGCATGGGCAAGCTCGGTGCTCGGCGTGCGCGTCTGGCCCGCGCGCGACTACACGCGCGTGACGATCGAATCGGACCAGCCGCTGCAGACGAGCCAGCAATTGCTGCAAGGCCCGGACCGGCTCGTCGTCGACCTGAACGGTCTCGACCTCGACCAGGCGCTGAAAGACCTCGTGTCGAAGATCGCGCCGAACGATCCGCAAATTCAATCGGTGCGCGTCGGTCAGTATCAACCGCATGTCGTGCGGATGGTGTTCGACCTCAAGGGCTCGGTGAAGCCGCAAGTCTTTACGCTCACGCCGGTCGGCTCGTACAAGTACCGGCTCGTGTTCGACCTGTACCCGGCCGTCGCGCCCGATCCGCTGATGGATCTGCTCGCGCAGACCGAGCGCAAGGAGCAGCGTCTGCAGGAGCAAAGCGCGCCGCCGAATGCGACGCTCAACGGTCCGTCGTCGCCGCCCGCCTCGGCGGACAACAGCGACGCGTTCTTCCAGAAATACGCGCAAAACGACACGCCCGCGCCTTCGGGACCGTCCGCGGCGGCGCCTGGCGCGCCGCTCGCGCCGCGCACTCAAGCGCAGGCGCAGGCACGCATCAACCCGGCGCCGCACGCGCCCGCGAAGCCGGCGCAGCCGCCGTCGGCCCTCGCGCGCAACGACGACAACAGCGCGGACACCGACGCCGAGGACACCTACACCTTCACCACGCCGAAGGGCAAGAGCAACACCGTGCGGCTGCTGACGGTCGCGATCGACCCCGGCCACGGCGGCGAAGATCCGGGCGCGATCGGCGGCGGCGGCACGTACGAGAAGCACGTCGCGCTCGATATCGCGAAGAAGCTGCGCGCGAAGATCGACGCGCAGCCGAACATGCGCGCAATGATGACGCGCGACCAGGACTTCTTCGTGCCGCTCAACGTGCGGGTGCAGAAGGCGCGGCGCGTCGGCGCGGACCTCTTCGTGTCGATTCACGCCGACGCGTTTACGACGCCCGAAGCACACGGTTCATCGGTGTTCGCGCTGTCGGAGCACGGTGCATCGAGCGCCGCGGCGCGCTGGATGGCGAACAAGGAGAACTCGTCGGATCAGATCGGCGGCATCAATATCAAGTCGACCGACGCGGCGGTGAACCGCGCACTCTTCGATATGTCGACCACTGCCCAGATTCGCGACTCGCTGCGCTACGGCACCTTCGTGCTGAAGGAAGTCGGCGAGGTCAACAAGCTGCACAAGGGCTCGGTCGAGCAGGCTGGGTTTGCGGTGCTGAAGGCGCCCGATATTCCGTCGATCCTCGTCGAGACCGCATTCATCAGCAACCCGGACGAAGAGCGGCGCCTCAACGACGACGCGTATCGCGACCGCATGGCAAACGCGATCATGAACGGCATCAAGCGCTATTTCGCGGCGAACCCGCCGCTCGCGAAGAGCCGGATGACGTAA
- the tsaE gene encoding tRNA (adenosine(37)-N6)-threonylcarbamoyltransferase complex ATPase subunit type 1 TsaE has protein sequence MPVQPDHATLPAADVLLERTTMLADEAATAAFGERFARALEAVRSERRIGEYAFKGLQVQLIGDLGAGKTTLVRATLRALGHTGRVRSPTYTLVEPYTVELPDTGSRAEPNGNAGRELAVYHFDLYRFNDPAEWADAGFREYFDSGAICLVEWPQRAGALLGVPDLVFSLDVEGDGRRLTARAYSEPGKACLERC, from the coding sequence ATGCCCGTTCAACCCGATCACGCGACACTGCCTGCTGCCGACGTCCTGCTCGAGCGCACCACGATGCTCGCGGACGAAGCCGCCACCGCGGCATTCGGCGAACGATTCGCGCGCGCGCTCGAAGCCGTGCGCAGCGAACGGCGCATAGGCGAGTACGCGTTCAAGGGTTTGCAGGTGCAACTGATCGGCGACCTCGGCGCCGGCAAGACCACGCTCGTGCGCGCCACGCTTCGCGCACTCGGTCACACCGGCCGCGTACGCAGCCCGACCTATACGCTCGTCGAGCCGTATACGGTCGAATTGCCCGACACGGGGTCCCGCGCGGAGCCCAACGGCAATGCCGGCAGGGAACTCGCGGTCTATCACTTCGATCTGTACCGTTTCAACGATCCGGCCGAATGGGCCGATGCGGGCTTTCGCGAATATTTCGACAGCGGTGCGATCTGTCTCGTCGAATGGCCGCAGCGTGCAGGCGCTTTGCTCGGTGTGCCGGATCTCGTCTTCTCGCTCGACGTGGAAGGCGACGGACGCAGGTTGACCGCCCGGGCGTATAGCGAACCAGGAAAAGCATGTCTCGAAAGATGTTGA
- the queG gene encoding tRNA epoxyqueuosine(34) reductase QueG — MDRSQQHPVSGTPDSTGGPRATHRLAHPFDAADEAALAALASRIKTWGRELGFGEVGISDTNLAHAEAGLAAWLHAGWHGEMDYMAKHGMKRARPAELVAGTLRVITARMAYLPASTDAGKGGESGRESGHVRAEPARAAGRTPSATLSGKQRAALPGEPDWRSREYARLADPAAAVVSIYARGRDYHKVMRNRLQQLAECIEAEIGPFGFRVFTDSAPVLEVELAQKAGVGWRGKHTLLLQRDAGSLFFLGEIYVDLPLPTDAQSAPERAPQTAGAHCGHCTRCIEACPTGAIVGPYKVDARRCISYLTIELKGSIPEDLRPLIGNRIYGCDDCQLVCPWNKFAKAAPVADFDVRHGLERASLTELFGWSAADFDTRMQGSAIRRIGYECWLRNLAVGMGNALRADPATLAPHVRAGIVDALRGRADDSSPLVREHVQWALEAA; from the coding sequence ATGGACCGAAGCCAGCAGCATCCCGTTTCCGGCACGCCCGACTCCACCGGCGGCCCGCGCGCGACACATCGTCTTGCACATCCTTTCGATGCAGCCGATGAAGCCGCGCTGGCTGCGCTCGCGTCGCGCATCAAGACGTGGGGACGCGAGCTGGGTTTCGGCGAGGTGGGTATCAGCGATACGAACCTCGCGCATGCCGAAGCGGGCCTCGCGGCATGGCTTCACGCGGGCTGGCACGGCGAGATGGATTATATGGCCAAACATGGGATGAAACGTGCACGGCCTGCCGAGCTTGTGGCCGGAACGCTACGCGTGATTACCGCGCGAATGGCTTATTTGCCCGCTTCGACAGATGCCGGAAAGGGTGGTGAAAGCGGGCGTGAAAGCGGGCATGTCCGTGCCGAACCGGCTCGTGCTGCGGGTCGAACACCGAGCGCGACGTTGAGCGGGAAACAGCGCGCAGCACTGCCGGGCGAGCCTGATTGGCGCAGTCGCGAGTACGCACGCCTTGCCGATCCGGCGGCGGCCGTCGTGTCGATCTACGCGCGCGGCCGTGACTATCACAAGGTGATGCGTAACCGTCTGCAACAGCTGGCAGAGTGCATCGAGGCCGAAATCGGTCCTTTTGGTTTTCGCGTGTTCACCGATTCGGCGCCCGTGCTCGAGGTCGAGCTCGCGCAGAAAGCCGGCGTCGGCTGGCGCGGCAAGCATACGCTGCTGTTGCAGCGCGACGCGGGGTCGCTGTTCTTTCTCGGCGAGATCTATGTCGATCTGCCGCTGCCGACCGACGCGCAAAGCGCGCCCGAGCGCGCGCCGCAAACCGCGGGCGCGCATTGCGGCCACTGCACGCGCTGCATCGAGGCGTGCCCGACCGGCGCGATCGTCGGACCGTACAAGGTCGATGCGCGACGCTGTATCTCGTATCTGACGATCGAGCTGAAGGGCAGTATTCCCGAGGATTTACGGCCGCTGATCGGCAATCGTATTTACGGCTGCGACGACTGCCAGCTCGTGTGTCCATGGAACAAGTTCGCGAAGGCGGCGCCGGTCGCGGACTTCGATGTGCGGCACGGGCTCGAACGCGCATCGTTGACCGAGCTGTTCGGCTGGAGCGCGGCGGATTTCGATACGCGGATGCAAGGCAGCGCGATTCGACGGATCGGCTACGAATGCTGGCTGCGCAATCTCGCGGTCGGCATGGGCAATGCGCTGCGTGCGGACCCGGCCACGCTTGCGCCGCATGTGCGTGCCGGTATTGTCGATGCGCTGCGCGGCCGCGCCGACGATTCCTCGCCGCTCGTGCGCGAGCACGTGCAATGGGCGCTGGAGGCGGCGTAG
- a CDS encoding methylated-DNA--[protein]-cysteine S-methyltransferase: protein MYNAVIDAPFGKIGIRVEAGHVREIVYLPASEQNVEPDTALAKEAVRQIERYLERASATFDLPLAARGTAFQQRVWRGISAIPAGAVLTYGQLAKEIGSVPRAVGQACGSNPHPIVIPCHRVVASGGIGGFAHHGDDGYYRKVKRWLLAHEGVSDL from the coding sequence ATGTACAACGCTGTGATCGATGCGCCGTTCGGCAAGATCGGCATTCGTGTCGAAGCAGGCCATGTGCGCGAGATTGTCTATCTGCCGGCCTCCGAGCAAAACGTCGAGCCCGACACGGCGCTCGCGAAGGAAGCGGTCAGGCAGATCGAGCGGTATCTCGAGCGCGCCTCGGCGACATTCGACTTGCCGCTCGCCGCGCGCGGCACGGCGTTCCAGCAGCGCGTGTGGCGGGGCATCAGCGCGATTCCGGCCGGTGCCGTGCTCACTTACGGACAGCTCGCGAAGGAGATCGGCAGCGTGCCGCGCGCAGTCGGCCAGGCCTGCGGGTCGAACCCGCACCCGATTGTCATTCCGTGCCATCGAGTGGTGGCGTCGGGCGGTATCGGCGGCTTTGCGCATCACGGCGACGATGGCTATTACCGCAAGGTCAAGCGCTGGCTGCTTGCTCACGAAGGCGTGAGTGACCTATGA
- the xerD gene encoding site-specific tyrosine recombinase XerD gives MSDAVITDSTGAPVASPLFQTSSASIDAFCDALWLEHGLSRNTLDAYRRDLRLFAEWLAATRSASLDTAGEADLTAYSAARQKDKSTSANRRLSVFRRYYAWAVREHRASADPTLRIRSAKQPPRFPSTLTEAQVEALLGAPDIDTPLGLRDRTMLELMYASGLRVTELVTLKTVEVGLNEGVVRVLGKGAKERLIPFGEEAHGWIERYLRDSRPALLGVRPADALFVTTRAEGMTRQQFWNIIKRHAAAAGVHAPLSPHTLRHAFATHLLNHGADLRVVQLLLGHTDISTTQIYTHVARERLRSLHAAHHPRG, from the coding sequence ATGAGCGACGCCGTGATCACCGACTCGACGGGCGCCCCGGTGGCGTCGCCATTGTTCCAGACGAGCAGCGCCTCGATCGATGCGTTCTGCGACGCGTTGTGGCTCGAGCATGGCCTGTCGCGTAACACGCTCGATGCGTATCGGCGCGATTTGCGATTGTTCGCCGAATGGCTCGCGGCGACGCGCAGTGCCTCGCTCGACACGGCCGGCGAGGCCGACCTGACCGCCTATAGCGCGGCGCGCCAGAAGGACAAGTCGACTTCCGCGAACCGGCGCCTGTCGGTATTCCGGCGCTACTACGCGTGGGCGGTGCGCGAGCATCGCGCGTCCGCCGATCCGACGCTGCGCATCCGTTCGGCAAAACAGCCGCCGCGTTTCCCGTCGACGCTGACCGAAGCGCAGGTCGAGGCGCTGCTCGGTGCGCCCGATATCGATACGCCGCTTGGTTTGCGCGACCGCACGATGCTCGAGCTCATGTATGCGAGCGGGTTGCGCGTGACCGAGCTCGTCACGTTGAAGACCGTCGAGGTCGGTCTCAACGAGGGTGTCGTGCGTGTGTTGGGCAAGGGTGCGAAAGAGCGGCTGATTCCATTCGGCGAAGAGGCGCACGGCTGGATCGAGCGGTATCTGCGCGATTCGCGGCCGGCGCTGCTGGGCGTGCGCCCGGCCGATGCGCTGTTCGTCACGACGCGCGCGGAGGGCATGACGCGCCAGCAGTTCTGGAACATCATCAAGCGCCATGCGGCCGCGGCCGGTGTGCATGCGCCGCTGTCGCCTCATACGTTGCGACACGCGTTCGCGACGCATCTGCTGAATCACGGAGCGGACTTGCGCGTCGTGCAGCTGCTGCTCGGGCATACCGATATTTCGACGACGCAGATTTATACGCACGTCGCGCGCGAGCGGTTGAGGTCGCTGCATGCGGCGCATCATCCGCGAGGGTGA